One Streptomyces hundungensis DNA segment encodes these proteins:
- a CDS encoding MFS transporter, whose product MLADLTPFRISADYRRLWFGNMVSWVGSGMTALAISLQVYDLTGSSFYVGLVGIFTLVPLIAFGLYGGAIADTVDRRKLGLHSALGSAALSGALAAGTFAGVANVWFLYAVIALQSVCQALNAPARSAMIPKLLPPEHLPAANALNSMIMTTGTLVGPMLGGLVVGFAGYKTAYLIDAITFAASLYAMWRLPAMLPDRTGTKRPSILEGLRFLATRPNLRMTFFSDFCAMILAHPRALFPAIAVLWYGGDARTTGLLVAAPAIGALLGGVFSGWQGRIHRHGLAVLISVGGWGAAIAAFGLTRQLWLGLLMLAVAGFSDTVSMVFRNTMMQVAAPDDMRGRLQGVFIVVVAGGPRLGDFLAGTVADLTSPTVMVVGGGLACVLAVTLLGLGRRDFARYDGRHPVP is encoded by the coding sequence TGGTTCGGCAACATGGTGTCCTGGGTCGGCAGCGGCATGACCGCGCTCGCCATCTCCCTCCAGGTCTACGACCTCACCGGCTCCAGCTTCTACGTGGGCCTGGTCGGCATCTTCACGCTCGTACCGCTGATCGCGTTCGGTCTGTACGGCGGCGCCATCGCCGACACCGTGGACCGCCGCAAGCTCGGGCTCCACAGCGCGCTCGGATCGGCCGCGCTGTCCGGGGCGCTCGCGGCCGGGACCTTCGCCGGGGTGGCGAACGTGTGGTTCCTGTACGCGGTGATCGCGCTCCAGTCGGTCTGCCAGGCACTGAACGCCCCCGCACGGTCGGCGATGATCCCCAAGCTGCTGCCGCCCGAGCACCTGCCCGCCGCCAACGCCCTCAACTCCATGATCATGACGACCGGTACGCTCGTCGGTCCGATGCTGGGCGGTCTCGTCGTCGGCTTCGCCGGGTACAAGACGGCGTACCTCATCGACGCGATCACCTTCGCCGCCTCCCTCTACGCGATGTGGCGGCTGCCCGCGATGCTGCCCGACCGGACCGGCACCAAGCGGCCCTCGATCCTGGAGGGGCTGCGGTTCCTGGCCACCCGGCCCAATCTGCGGATGACCTTCTTCAGCGACTTCTGCGCGATGATCCTGGCCCACCCCCGCGCCCTGTTCCCGGCCATCGCCGTCCTCTGGTACGGCGGCGACGCCCGCACCACGGGGCTGCTGGTCGCGGCGCCCGCGATCGGCGCGCTGCTCGGCGGGGTGTTCTCCGGCTGGCAGGGCCGCATCCACCGGCACGGGCTCGCGGTGCTGATCTCGGTCGGCGGATGGGGCGCCGCCATCGCGGCGTTCGGACTGACCCGCCAGCTGTGGCTCGGCCTGCTCATGCTGGCCGTCGCCGGGTTCTCGGACACCGTGTCCATGGTGTTCCGCAACACGATGATGCAGGTCGCCGCCCCCGACGACATGCGCGGCCGGCTCCAGGGCGTCTTCATCGTCGTGGTCGCGGGCGGCCCGAGGCTCGGCGACTTCCTCGCCGGCACGGTCGCCGACCTCACCTCGCCCACCGTCATGGTGGTCGGCGGCGGCCTTGCCTGCGTCCTCGCGGTGACCCTGCTCGGCCTCGGCCGCCGCGACTTCGCGCGCTACGACGGCCGCCACCCCGTTCCGTAG
- a CDS encoding carboxyl transferase domain-containing protein gives MSERMSARDAIAAVTRDFTELPLPEGEFPEDGPLAWAGYDAARARATERTGETESVVPGVATIEGRPCVLVSFEFGFLGGSLGRRTGDRLEAAYETARERRLPLVSLIATGGSRMQEGVLALAQLQRVARQSALLREAGLPQIAVVRDPTTGGGWATLGAGADVVLALPGVQIGFAGSRVRPADADPAAYRAEGQLAAGQIDAIVRKEELRGVLAGWLTLLGGARPTGPAPVPEAFGTSGLPEDGWDAVSRARAAGRPRAEAYLDAYFPHRQALVGDRCGGVDPGMLCGFGLHAGASYAYAAQTGTATRPAGYRAAARLIRLADRLGIPVLTLIDTPGAANDAEAERAGQGAAIADAFAAVASARVPVTTLVIGEGGSGGALALTSPDRTWVTADSYFSVIAPELAAAILKRDASQVRPTASQLRLRPQDLVELGVARGVLGA, from the coding sequence ATGTCTGAGCGGATGTCGGCGCGGGACGCCATCGCGGCCGTGACCCGGGACTTCACCGAACTCCCGCTGCCGGAGGGCGAGTTCCCCGAGGACGGCCCCCTCGCCTGGGCGGGTTACGACGCTGCGCGCGCACGGGCGACGGAGCGTACGGGTGAGACGGAGTCGGTGGTCCCCGGCGTCGCCACCATCGAGGGGCGGCCCTGTGTGCTGGTCTCCTTCGAATTCGGCTTCCTGGGAGGTTCCCTTGGCCGGCGCACCGGCGACCGCCTGGAGGCGGCGTACGAAACGGCCCGCGAGCGGCGCCTTCCGCTGGTCTCGCTGATCGCCACGGGCGGCAGCCGGATGCAGGAGGGCGTGCTCGCGCTGGCCCAACTCCAGCGGGTGGCACGCCAGTCGGCACTGCTGCGGGAGGCGGGGCTGCCGCAGATCGCGGTGGTGCGCGACCCGACGACCGGCGGCGGCTGGGCGACGCTGGGCGCGGGCGCCGATGTGGTCCTCGCCCTGCCGGGCGTCCAGATCGGCTTCGCGGGCTCCCGGGTGCGCCCGGCGGACGCGGACCCGGCGGCCTACCGCGCGGAGGGCCAACTGGCGGCGGGCCAGATCGACGCGATCGTACGGAAGGAGGAGTTGCGGGGTGTCCTCGCGGGCTGGCTGACCCTGCTCGGCGGCGCCCGGCCGACCGGGCCCGCGCCGGTCCCGGAGGCCTTCGGCACCTCCGGTCTGCCCGAGGACGGCTGGGACGCGGTGAGCCGGGCCCGCGCCGCGGGACGGCCCCGCGCCGAGGCCTATCTGGACGCCTACTTCCCGCACCGCCAGGCCCTGGTGGGCGACCGGTGCGGAGGCGTGGACCCGGGGATGCTGTGCGGCTTCGGCCTGCACGCGGGGGCGAGTTACGCCTACGCGGCGCAGACCGGTACCGCGACCCGTCCGGCGGGGTACCGCGCCGCGGCCCGTCTGATCCGCCTCGCCGACCGCCTGGGCATCCCGGTCCTGACCCTCATCGACACCCCGGGCGCCGCGAACGACGCGGAGGCGGAGCGGGCCGGGCAGGGGGCGGCGATCGCCGACGCGTTCGCGGCGGTGGCCTCCGCGCGGGTGCCGGTGACGACCCTGGTCATCGGCGAGGGCGGCTCGGGCGGCGCGCTCGCCCTGACGTCCCCCGACCGCACCTGGGTGACGGCGGACAGCTACTTCTCGGTGATCGCGCCGGAGCTCGCCGCGGCCATCCTGAAACGGGACGCCTCCCAGGTGCGGCCCACCGCCTCCCAACTCCGGCTGCGCCCCCAGGACTTGGTGGAGCTGGGCGTGGCGAGGGGCGTCCTGGGCGCCTAG
- a CDS encoding acyl-CoA synthetase: MSPLLPRLYAAEPREAIRFGEHALTYAELAGSAGALARRIADAGRVAVWATPTPATVVGVVAALVAGVPAVPLNPKTGERELTHIVGDSEPTVVLAGPDDQLPPALAALERIDVIADGTAGDGTAGGLPAEPADSAPALIVYTSGTTGPPKGAVLPRRALAATLDALQDAWAWTADDVLVHGLPLFHVHGLILGVLGPLRRGGSVRHLGRFSVEGVTRELTAGATMLFGVPTMYHRIAEVIDARPELAKALAGARLLVSGSAALPAPDHRRIARAAGRPVIERYGMTETLMLCAQRADGGARPGAVGTPLPGVELRLAEEADGIGEIQVRGPSLFSGYLNRPDATAAAFTEDGWFRTGDMASRDPDGQVRIVGRKATDLIKSGGYKIGAGEIENALLDHPGVREAAVTGEPDEDLGERIVAWVVPSDPQLPPSKVELADHVANQLAPHKRPRVVRYLSELPRNEMGKIMKRALHV, encoded by the coding sequence GTGTCCCCTCTTCTGCCCCGCCTGTACGCCGCCGAGCCCCGCGAGGCGATCCGCTTCGGCGAGCACGCGCTGACCTACGCCGAACTGGCGGGCTCCGCGGGCGCGCTGGCCCGCCGGATCGCGGACGCGGGCCGGGTCGCGGTCTGGGCGACGCCGACCCCGGCGACCGTGGTCGGCGTGGTGGCGGCGCTCGTCGCGGGCGTACCGGCGGTGCCGCTGAACCCGAAGACGGGCGAGCGGGAGCTGACCCACATCGTCGGCGACAGCGAGCCGACCGTGGTGCTGGCCGGCCCGGACGACCAACTCCCGCCCGCGCTGGCCGCGTTGGAGCGTATCGACGTCATCGCGGACGGGACGGCCGGGGACGGGACGGCCGGGGGCCTGCCCGCCGAGCCCGCCGACTCGGCGCCGGCCCTGATCGTCTACACCTCCGGCACGACCGGCCCGCCCAAGGGCGCGGTGCTGCCGAGGCGGGCCCTCGCGGCGACCCTCGACGCGCTCCAGGACGCCTGGGCCTGGACGGCCGACGACGTCCTGGTGCACGGGCTCCCGCTGTTCCACGTCCACGGCCTGATCCTGGGCGTCCTCGGCCCGCTGCGCCGCGGCGGCTCGGTGCGCCACCTCGGCCGGTTCTCGGTCGAGGGCGTCACCCGGGAGCTGACGGCGGGCGCGACCATGCTGTTCGGGGTGCCGACGATGTACCACCGCATCGCCGAAGTCATCGACGCGCGGCCGGAGTTGGCGAAAGCGCTGGCGGGGGCGCGGCTGCTGGTGTCCGGTTCCGCGGCGCTGCCCGCGCCCGACCACCGGCGCATCGCCCGGGCGGCGGGCCGGCCGGTGATCGAGCGGTACGGCATGACGGAGACCCTGATGCTGTGCGCCCAGCGGGCGGACGGCGGGGCGCGCCCCGGCGCGGTCGGCACCCCCCTGCCCGGCGTCGAACTGCGCCTGGCGGAGGAGGCCGACGGCATCGGCGAGATCCAGGTACGCGGCCCCAGCCTGTTCAGCGGCTATCTGAACCGGCCGGACGCGACGGCGGCGGCCTTCACCGAGGACGGCTGGTTCCGCACCGGAGACATGGCGAGCAGGGACCCGGACGGGCAGGTGCGGATCGTCGGCCGCAAGGCCACCGACCTCATCAAGAGCGGCGGCTACAAGATCGGCGCGGGTGAGATCGAGAACGCGCTGCTCGACCACCCCGGGGTGCGCGAGGCGGCGGTGACGGGCGAGCCGGACGAGGACCTGGGCGAGCGCATCGTGGCGTGGGTGGTGCCCAGCGATCCCCAACTGCCGCCCAGTAAGGTCGAGTTGGCCGACCATGTGGCCAACCAGCTCGCCCCCCACAAGCGCCCGCGCGTGGTGCGTTATCTGTCCGAGCTGCCCCGAAACGAGATGGGCAAGATCATGAAGCGAGCCCTGCATGTCTGA
- a CDS encoding LysE family transporter — protein MSELWTTALAGAAAGLGVAVPVGAVGVLLIQEGMRERRGAMAAAAAVATVDLAYAALATALGPLVADALSGVEAWVRLASALVLATIAGHGLWASRRRPARELEASPGAPAPPTREAHAEPGALARPTRQTAHAAPTNPAAPPQEAHAAPTNPAAPPQEAPHAAPGAPASPPQDAAHPAPTDPARPTRQAAHAAPPKPPGPARTFVRFTALTLINPTTALYFAALTTARGSSLRGGAAGAVFVAGVFAASLLWQQFLVAASGFAGARISPAARAWTFRAGYGLVALYAVKVALPLP, from the coding sequence ATGAGCGAGCTGTGGACGACGGCGCTGGCGGGCGCGGCGGCGGGCCTCGGGGTGGCCGTGCCGGTGGGCGCGGTCGGCGTGCTGCTGATCCAGGAGGGCATGCGCGAGCGGCGCGGCGCGATGGCCGCGGCGGCGGCCGTCGCCACGGTCGACCTGGCCTACGCGGCCCTCGCCACGGCACTCGGCCCGCTGGTCGCCGACGCGCTGTCCGGCGTGGAGGCCTGGGTGCGCCTGGCCTCCGCCCTGGTACTCGCCACCATCGCCGGCCACGGCCTGTGGGCGTCACGGCGACGCCCGGCACGGGAGCTGGAGGCGTCACCGGGCGCCCCGGCACCGCCGACGCGAGAAGCGCACGCGGAGCCGGGCGCCCTGGCAAGGCCGACGCGGCAAACGGCACACGCCGCCCCGACCAACCCGGCGGCCCCACCCCAGGAAGCGCACGCCGCCCCGACCAACCCGGCGGCCCCACCCCAGGAAGCGCCGCACGCCGCACCGGGCGCCCCGGCGAGCCCACCCCAGGACGCGGCACACCCCGCCCCGACCGACCCGGCAAGGCCGACGCGGCAAGCGGCGCACGCGGCGCCACCCAAGCCACCCGGCCCCGCCCGCACCTTCGTCCGGTTCACGGCGCTCACCCTCATCAACCCGACGACCGCCCTCTACTTCGCCGCGCTGACCACCGCCCGGGGCTCCTCCCTCCGGGGCGGCGCGGCGGGCGCGGTGTTCGTGGCGGGGGTCTTCGCGGCCTCGCTCCTGTGGCAGCAGTTCCTGGTGGCCGCGAGCGGCTTCGCCGGCGCCCGGATCTCTCCGGCCGCCCGGGCCTGGACGTTCCGCGCCGGGTACGGGCTCGTCGCCCTGTACGCCGTGAAGGTGGCGCTCCCCCTGCCGTGA
- a CDS encoding GAF domain-containing protein, with protein sequence MLLEAVLGVGTDLELRTTLQHIVESAAELTDARYGALGVVDPERGRLTDLFTTGLTDAERERIASLPDGHTGLLGALIQDPRPLRLDDRRTDPRSADLPPGHPPMRSFLGVPIRVHTQVFGNLYLTEKRGGPFTEEDLALLRVLAAQAGIAIGNARLYETVRVRERWIEGAAAVTTSLLTGESAADALMKVAERARLLADAAAGVVLQPTAAGGMEIVAASAPDDPDDIVGTTIEPGSPVLVQLLGGEPVFLEDSATDPRMTTHVRSRFGPSMMLPLQSGGKLIGTLALPRRRGARPYTAVDRLLAAQFASQAALALVLADAQHNREQLAVYEDRDRIARDLHDLVVQRLFATEMMLESTRRRAEKAAADDTDEMLTRAVDELDSTIQEVRTAIFALQQPPADAPTTPRGRVLRETAGAGALLGFRPSVRFEGAVDTLVGEPVDAQLVAALRGALAAAHRRAGVSSVRVVVDAGAELPDGRPGVRLTVVDNGMRDDGIRGTTLTWQAPLP encoded by the coding sequence ATGCTCCTGGAGGCCGTGCTCGGCGTCGGGACCGATCTCGAACTGCGCACCACGCTCCAGCACATCGTGGAGTCCGCGGCCGAGCTGACCGACGCACGGTACGGGGCGCTCGGAGTGGTCGACCCCGAACGCGGGCGGCTCACCGACCTGTTCACCACCGGCCTCACCGACGCCGAACGCGAACGGATCGCCTCGCTGCCCGACGGCCACACCGGGTTGCTCGGCGCCCTCATCCAGGACCCGCGTCCGCTGCGCCTCGACGACCGGCGCACCGACCCCCGTTCGGCCGACCTGCCGCCCGGCCACCCCCCGATGCGCTCGTTCCTGGGCGTACCGATCCGGGTGCACACCCAGGTCTTCGGCAACCTCTACCTCACCGAGAAGCGCGGCGGCCCCTTCACCGAGGAGGACCTCGCGCTGCTGCGGGTGCTCGCCGCGCAGGCCGGCATCGCCATCGGCAACGCCCGCCTGTACGAGACCGTACGGGTGCGGGAGCGCTGGATCGAGGGCGCGGCGGCCGTCACCACCTCCCTGCTCACCGGCGAGAGCGCCGCAGACGCCCTGATGAAGGTGGCCGAGCGGGCCCGGCTGCTCGCGGACGCGGCGGCGGGGGTGGTGCTCCAGCCCACCGCGGCCGGCGGCATGGAGATCGTCGCGGCCTCCGCGCCGGACGACCCCGACGACATCGTGGGGACGACGATCGAGCCGGGATCGCCGGTCCTGGTCCAACTCCTGGGCGGGGAGCCGGTGTTCCTGGAGGACTCGGCGACCGACCCGCGGATGACCACCCATGTGCGCAGCCGTTTCGGGCCGAGCATGATGCTGCCGCTCCAGAGCGGCGGCAAGCTGATCGGCACGCTCGCCCTGCCCCGGCGGCGCGGCGCCCGCCCGTACACGGCGGTCGACCGGCTGCTCGCCGCCCAGTTCGCCTCGCAGGCCGCGCTCGCCCTGGTCCTCGCCGACGCCCAGCACAACCGCGAGCAGCTCGCCGTGTACGAGGACCGCGACCGCATCGCCCGCGACCTCCACGACCTGGTCGTCCAGCGCCTGTTCGCCACCGAGATGATGCTGGAGTCGACCCGGCGCCGGGCGGAGAAGGCCGCGGCCGACGACACCGACGAGATGCTGACCCGGGCCGTCGACGAGCTCGACTCCACCATCCAGGAGGTGCGCACCGCGATCTTCGCCCTCCAGCAGCCGCCCGCCGACGCCCCGACCACCCCGCGCGGCCGGGTGCTGCGCGAGACGGCGGGCGCGGGCGCGCTGCTCGGCTTCCGGCCCTCGGTGCGTTTCGAGGGCGCGGTGGACACCCTCGTCGGCGAGCCGGTGGACGCCCAGCTGGTGGCGGCCCTGCGCGGCGCCCTCGCCGCGGCGCACCGCAGGGCAGGGGTGTCCTCGGTGCGCGTCGTGGTGGACGCGGGCGCCGAACTCCCCGACGGGCGGCCCGGGGTGCGGCTCACCGTCGTCGACAACGGCATGCGCGACGACGGCATCCGCGGCACGACCCTCACCTGGCAGGCCCCGCTCCCCTAG
- a CDS encoding rod shape-determining protein — protein sequence MTVSLEQLRRCHVAVDLGAARTRVYVKGAGLVVDEPSVAAVNTRTGALIAVGAFAEQMTGRTPDYIRVARPVSGGTVVDIEMAQRMLRHLLGEKLRRQLRRKPRLRAAACTPHDSDPLAQRAAMETLVGLGARRVELVDTLIAAAVGCGLPVEQPTATMIMVCGAATTQIAVLSLGAIVTAVRIPVGGEAIDHAVIQHLRHQHELMLPSQSVRPLQLALRGNGLTSQGPASTEIHGRDVATGLARSVLVDTAAVRNAIHTPLTAVLDGIGKVLRDCPPDLVADLAERGIMMVGGSALLPGLDQMLRDSTGMPVHIAERPDVCAILGLGSMLEGTIQPMALAPAPMAE from the coding sequence GTGACCGTCAGTCTTGAGCAGTTGCGCCGTTGCCATGTTGCCGTCGACCTCGGGGCCGCAAGAACCCGGGTCTACGTCAAGGGAGCCGGACTCGTCGTGGACGAGCCGAGCGTGGCTGCCGTCAACACCCGCACCGGCGCGCTCATCGCCGTCGGCGCCTTCGCCGAACAGATGACGGGCCGCACGCCCGACTACATCCGGGTGGCCCGCCCGGTGTCCGGCGGCACCGTCGTCGACATCGAGATGGCCCAGCGCATGCTGCGTCATCTCCTGGGCGAGAAGCTCCGCCGCCAGTTGCGCCGCAAGCCGAGGCTGCGCGCCGCCGCCTGCACCCCGCACGACAGCGACCCGCTGGCGCAGCGCGCCGCGATGGAGACCCTGGTGGGCCTCGGTGCCCGCCGGGTCGAGCTGGTCGACACCCTGATCGCGGCCGCCGTCGGCTGCGGGCTCCCGGTCGAGCAGCCCACCGCCACCATGATCATGGTGTGCGGGGCCGCCACGACCCAGATCGCCGTGCTCTCGCTCGGCGCCATCGTCACGGCCGTCCGCATCCCCGTCGGCGGCGAGGCCATCGACCACGCGGTCATCCAGCACCTGCGCCACCAGCACGAACTGATGCTGCCCAGCCAGTCCGTGCGCCCGCTGCAACTCGCGCTGCGCGGCAACGGCCTGACCTCGCAGGGGCCCGCGTCCACCGAGATCCACGGCCGTGACGTCGCGACCGGTCTGGCCCGTTCGGTCCTGGTCGACACGGCCGCCGTGCGCAACGCCATCCACACCCCGCTGACCGCCGTGCTCGACGGCATCGGCAAGGTGCTCCGCGACTGCCCGCCCGACCTGGTCGCCGACCTCGCCGAGCGGGGCATCATGATGGTCGGCGGCAGCGCCCTGCTCCCGGGCCTCGACCAGATGCTGCGCGACTCCACGGGCATGCCGGTCCACATCGCCGAGCGGCCCGACGTCTGCGCGATCCTGGGCCTCGGCTCGATGCTGGAGGGGACGATCCAGCCGATGGCGCTGGCCCCCGCCCCGATGGCCGAGTGA
- a CDS encoding SCO2400 family protein, with the protein MDYCHSCRRHLNGALACAGCGTPVEALAPAPDDELLVYAGAPTGVAEVPAPPGHRRARKGRRARRKRGKVILFGSAGLVLVAGAVGMVQMAMEPPVDDRASSVQEDQTISDPQPLPSGSAAGPPSKPAARPVSSKGHARGPGSGPGSGPATGAPAPGGAASEPPRDGASPKTSSSAAPGPGPSSSVPMDPASPGASDSPGPGEPSHSEQPPPPPPPSPTPTKTCHRFLWWCT; encoded by the coding sequence ATGGATTACTGCCACTCCTGCCGACGGCACCTCAACGGCGCACTGGCCTGCGCCGGTTGCGGAACACCCGTGGAGGCGCTGGCACCCGCGCCCGACGACGAGCTCCTGGTGTACGCCGGTGCTCCCACCGGCGTCGCGGAGGTGCCGGCGCCGCCCGGTCATCGCCGCGCCCGCAAGGGCCGCCGGGCCCGGCGAAAGCGGGGCAAGGTGATCCTGTTCGGCTCGGCCGGTCTGGTGCTGGTGGCCGGGGCGGTGGGCATGGTGCAGATGGCGATGGAGCCGCCCGTCGACGACCGGGCGTCCTCCGTGCAGGAGGACCAGACGATCTCCGACCCCCAGCCGCTGCCGTCGGGCAGCGCGGCGGGGCCGCCCTCGAAACCCGCGGCGAGACCGGTGTCCTCCAAAGGGCACGCCCGGGGTCCGGGCTCCGGCCCCGGCTCCGGCCCGGCCACCGGGGCGCCCGCGCCCGGCGGGGCCGCGAGCGAGCCGCCCCGCGACGGCGCCTCGCCGAAGACGTCGTCCTCGGCCGCTCCCGGCCCCGGGCCCTCCTCCTCCGTACCGATGGATCCGGCTTCGCCGGGAGCCTCCGATTCACCCGGACCGGGCGAGCCCAGCCACTCCGAGCAGCCCCCGCCCCCGCCGCCGCCCTCTCCCACCCCGACCAAGACCTGCCACCGGTTCCTGTGGTGGTGCACCTGA
- a CDS encoding MarR family winged helix-turn-helix transcriptional regulator, with protein sequence MAPRTDPLSLEVIELIGTVVARYYEEYERAAAEHSLTGAQARVLGLLSLEPMPMRRIAQKLKCEPSNITGIVDRLEARGLVERRPDPLDRRVKLAAPTADGLATAADLRASLNFAREPLAELSTRERTVLRDLLKRMLGD encoded by the coding sequence ATGGCCCCTCGAACGGATCCCCTGAGCCTCGAAGTGATCGAGCTGATCGGCACGGTCGTCGCCCGCTACTACGAGGAGTACGAGCGGGCCGCCGCCGAGCACTCCCTCACCGGCGCGCAGGCCCGGGTCCTCGGGCTGCTCTCCCTGGAGCCGATGCCGATGCGGCGGATCGCCCAGAAGCTGAAGTGCGAGCCGTCCAACATCACCGGCATCGTCGACCGCCTCGAAGCGCGGGGCCTGGTGGAGCGCCGCCCCGACCCGCTGGACCGCCGCGTCAAACTGGCCGCCCCCACCGCCGACGGCCTGGCGACCGCGGCCGATCTGCGCGCGTCCCTGAACTTCGCGAGGGAACCGCTGGCCGAACTGTCGACACGGGAGCGGACGGTGCTGCGGGATCTGCTCAAGCGGATGCTGGGCGATTAG
- a CDS encoding NADP-dependent oxidoreductase, with protein MATSSALPATSREWHLVARPNGWPVPSDFALRETPVAEPAPGRILVRNLFMSVDPYMRGRMNDVKSYVPPFQLERPMDGGAVGEVIASNDDGFAVGDQVLHGLGWREYADVDARHATKVDGALAPLSAYLGVLGMPGLTAYAGLLEVASFKEGDAVFVSGAAGAVGSQVGQIARLKGASRVIGSAGSDEKVKWLVEELGFDAAFNYKNGPVLDQLRAAAPDGIDVYFDNVGGEHLEAAISALNVHGRATICGMIAGYNDTEPTPGPRNMAMVIGKRLRLQGVLVGDHYGMQQQFVGEVAGWLASGELKYSETVVDGIENGVDAFLGMLRGANTGKMVVSLGE; from the coding sequence ATGGCCACCTCGTCCGCACTCCCCGCCACCAGCCGTGAATGGCACCTCGTCGCCCGCCCGAACGGCTGGCCCGTGCCGTCCGACTTCGCGCTGCGGGAGACCCCCGTCGCCGAGCCGGCGCCCGGCCGCATCCTGGTCCGCAACCTCTTCATGTCGGTCGACCCGTACATGCGCGGCCGTATGAACGACGTGAAGTCCTACGTCCCGCCGTTCCAGCTGGAGCGGCCGATGGACGGCGGCGCGGTCGGTGAGGTCATCGCCTCGAACGACGACGGGTTCGCCGTCGGCGACCAGGTCCTGCACGGGCTCGGCTGGCGCGAGTACGCCGACGTCGACGCCCGGCACGCCACCAAGGTGGACGGCGCGCTCGCCCCGCTCTCCGCCTACCTCGGGGTGCTCGGCATGCCGGGCCTCACCGCCTACGCGGGCCTTCTGGAGGTCGCCTCCTTCAAGGAGGGCGACGCGGTGTTCGTCTCCGGCGCGGCCGGCGCCGTCGGCAGCCAGGTCGGCCAGATCGCCCGGCTCAAGGGCGCCTCGCGCGTCATCGGCTCGGCCGGCTCCGACGAGAAGGTCAAGTGGCTGGTGGAGGAGCTCGGCTTCGACGCCGCCTTCAACTACAAGAACGGCCCGGTCCTCGACCAGCTGCGCGCGGCCGCCCCCGACGGCATCGACGTGTACTTCGACAACGTCGGCGGCGAGCACCTCGAGGCGGCGATCTCCGCCCTCAACGTGCACGGCCGCGCCACCATCTGCGGCATGATCGCGGGCTACAACGACACCGAGCCGACCCCCGGCCCGCGCAACATGGCGATGGTCATCGGCAAGCGGCTGCGCCTCCAGGGCGTTCTCGTCGGCGACCACTACGGCATGCAGCAGCAGTTCGTCGGCGAGGTCGCCGGCTGGCTGGCCTCGGGCGAGCTCAAGTACAGCGAGACCGTCGTGGACGGCATCGAGAACGGCGTCGACGCCTTCCTCGGTATGCTGCGCGGCGCGAACACCGGAAAGATGGTCGTCTCGCTCGGCGAGTAG
- a CDS encoding organic hydroperoxide resistance protein has translation MSIQKSEVLYTAVATAENGRDGRVSTDDGQLDVVVNPPKEMGGSGAGTNPEQLFAAGYSACFQGALGVVARNEKADISGSTVTAHVGIGKNDDGFGIYVEITATIPNVDRATAQDLIEKAHQVCPYSKATRGNITVNLAVA, from the coding sequence ATGTCCATTCAGAAGTCCGAGGTCCTCTACACCGCCGTCGCCACCGCCGAGAACGGCCGTGACGGCCGCGTCTCCACCGACGACGGCCAGTTGGACGTCGTCGTCAACCCGCCGAAGGAGATGGGCGGCAGCGGCGCGGGCACCAACCCCGAGCAGCTCTTCGCCGCCGGCTACAGCGCCTGCTTCCAGGGCGCCCTCGGCGTCGTCGCGCGCAACGAGAAGGCCGACATATCCGGCTCGACCGTCACCGCGCACGTCGGCATCGGCAAGAACGACGACGGCTTCGGCATCTACGTCGAGATCACCGCGACCATCCCGAACGTGGACCGCGCCACCGCCCAGGACCTCATCGAGAAGGCCCACCAGGTCTGCCCGTACTCCAAGGCGACCCGCGGCAACATCACGGTGAACCTCGCCGTCGCGTAA